The proteins below are encoded in one region of Paenibacillus albus:
- a CDS encoding phosphoribosylaminoimidazolecarboxamide formyltransferase: MSDIKEIALRYGMNPHQKEAKIYSADGQALPLTVVNGDPGFINLLDALNAYQLVRELRQATGLPAAASFKHVSPAGVAVYAPISPELAKAYFVDGMELSELATAYARARGADRMSSFGDAAALSDIVDASTAQLLKREVSDLVVAPGYTPEALDILKQKKGGKYLILQIDPDYVADPVETRTLFGMKMQQERNSAVPDASVFDKVVTANKEVTDNAKRDMLVALVTLKYTQSNSICYTLDGQTIGIGAGQQSRIHCTRLAGDKADRWYLRQHPDALNMKFREGVSRAEQNNAIDLWLEEEVTPVEQAAWERCFEEVPARLTREQKREWLNGLQGVSYGSDAFLPFRDNLDRASRSGVKYVIQAGSSLRDEEVVEAANDYNMVMVYSGVRLFHH, encoded by the coding sequence ATGAGCGATATTAAAGAAATTGCTTTGCGATACGGTATGAACCCTCATCAGAAAGAAGCAAAAATCTACTCCGCGGACGGCCAAGCGCTTCCGCTAACTGTCGTTAACGGCGATCCTGGCTTCATTAACTTGCTCGATGCGTTGAACGCGTACCAGCTTGTGCGCGAGCTGCGCCAAGCAACAGGCCTTCCGGCGGCGGCTTCGTTCAAACACGTAAGCCCAGCAGGCGTAGCCGTGTACGCACCGATTTCACCTGAGCTGGCGAAAGCCTATTTCGTCGACGGTATGGAGCTGTCGGAGCTGGCAACCGCATATGCGCGCGCCCGCGGGGCAGACCGCATGTCTTCATTCGGCGATGCTGCCGCACTTAGCGACATCGTTGATGCTTCGACAGCGCAGCTGCTTAAGCGCGAAGTATCCGACCTCGTCGTGGCGCCTGGCTATACGCCGGAAGCGCTCGACATTCTGAAGCAGAAGAAGGGCGGTAAGTACCTCATTCTTCAGATTGACCCTGACTATGTAGCTGATCCGGTCGAGACGCGTACACTGTTCGGCATGAAGATGCAGCAGGAACGCAACAGCGCAGTACCGGATGCTTCGGTATTCGATAAAGTAGTTACAGCTAACAAAGAAGTGACGGACAACGCGAAGCGCGACATGCTCGTTGCACTCGTTACGCTTAAATATACGCAATCCAACTCGATCTGCTATACGCTTGACGGTCAAACGATCGGCATCGGCGCAGGCCAGCAATCGCGTATTCACTGCACGCGTCTTGCCGGCGATAAGGCAGACCGTTGGTATCTTCGCCAGCATCCTGATGCGCTGAACATGAAGTTCCGCGAGGGTGTATCGCGCGCAGAGCAGAACAATGCGATTGACCTTTGGCTCGAAGAAGAAGTGACGCCAGTCGAACAAGCGGCATGGGAGCGCTGCTTCGAAGAAGTGCCTGCGCGTTTGACGCGTGAGCAGAAGCGTGAATGGCTGAACGGCCTGCAAGGCGTTTCCTATGGCTCCGACGCATTCCTGCCATTCCGCGACAATCTCGACAGAGCAAGCCGCAGCGGCGTGAAATACGTCATTCAAGCAGGCAGCTCGCTTCGTGATGAAGAAGTTGTGGAAGCAGCGAACGATTATAACATGGTCATGGTTTACTCGGGCGTACGCCTGTTTCATCATTGA
- the purN gene encoding phosphoribosylglycinamide formyltransferase, translating to MADANSPHRIAVFASGNGGNFQALAEAVREETFPAEIALLVCDKPAAKVVQRAESLGIQTYLFDPKSYASREACEEEIVGLLQREGIDLIVLAGYMRIITDVLVKPYYGRIINVHPALLPAFPGVRGIRQALEYGVKLTGVTVHFVDGGMDTGPVIMQQAVEIRDDDTEETLGERIHAVEHELLPLAVRRIAEGRVVLDGRKVTVRSGE from the coding sequence ATGGCAGACGCGAACTCGCCGCATCGCATCGCCGTATTTGCTTCCGGTAACGGAGGCAATTTCCAGGCGCTTGCCGAAGCGGTCCGCGAGGAAACGTTCCCCGCGGAAATCGCGCTGCTCGTGTGCGACAAGCCGGCGGCTAAAGTCGTGCAGCGAGCGGAGTCGCTGGGAATCCAGACATATCTTTTCGACCCGAAGTCGTACGCTTCAAGGGAAGCTTGCGAAGAAGAGATTGTCGGCCTTCTGCAGAGGGAAGGCATCGATTTGATCGTGCTTGCAGGGTACATGCGAATTATTACCGATGTGCTCGTGAAGCCCTACTATGGGCGCATAATCAATGTACACCCGGCGCTGCTACCTGCATTTCCGGGTGTGCGGGGCATTCGTCAAGCGCTTGAATACGGAGTTAAGCTGACAGGGGTGACGGTCCATTTTGTCGATGGCGGCATGGACACAGGGCCAGTCATTATGCAGCAGGCGGTCGAAATTCGCGATGACGATACGGAAGAAACGCTGGGTGAGCGAATTCATGCGGTAGAGCACGAGCTGCTGCCGCTTGCGGTTCGCCGAATTGCTGAAGGACGCGTTGTGCTGGACGGACGCAAGGTTACGGTACGAAGCGGCGAGTAG
- the purM gene encoding phosphoribosylformylglycinamidine cyclo-ligase gives MSEAYKQAGVDIAAGNEAVERMKKHVKKTFRPEVLTDLGGFGGLFGLNKDKYEEPVLVSGTDGVGTKLKIAFAMDKHDTIGIDAVAMCVNDIIVQGAEPLFFLDYLACAKVEPEKIEAIIKGISDGCLQSGCALIGGETAEMPGMYQGDEYDIAGFTVGIVDKKKIIDGKSIQPGDVVLGLASSGIHSNGFSLVRRLLLEQAGFSLNDTLTELEGKKLGDVVIEPTRIYVKSVLELINRVTVKGMAHITGGGFIENIPRVLPEGVNVDIEMGSWPIQPIFKLMQAKGSISDRDMFTTFNMGVGMVVVVGAEQAEEALRTAKELGEDAYIIGKVTSGSKIVTFGGAEL, from the coding sequence GTGTCAGAAGCTTATAAACAAGCCGGCGTCGATATTGCGGCGGGTAATGAAGCAGTCGAACGGATGAAGAAGCACGTGAAGAAGACGTTCCGTCCTGAAGTGTTGACGGATCTTGGCGGTTTCGGCGGGCTGTTCGGTCTGAACAAAGACAAGTATGAGGAGCCGGTGCTTGTTTCGGGTACTGACGGTGTAGGCACAAAGCTGAAGATCGCTTTTGCTATGGATAAACACGATACGATTGGTATCGACGCAGTTGCAATGTGCGTGAACGATATCATCGTTCAAGGCGCAGAGCCGCTGTTCTTCCTTGATTACCTTGCTTGCGCGAAGGTAGAGCCTGAGAAGATCGAAGCGATCATCAAAGGAATCTCCGATGGCTGCTTGCAATCCGGCTGCGCATTGATCGGCGGCGAAACGGCAGAGATGCCTGGCATGTACCAAGGCGACGAGTATGATATTGCCGGCTTCACAGTCGGTATCGTAGATAAGAAAAAAATCATCGACGGCAAGAGCATCCAGCCGGGCGACGTGGTGCTTGGTCTCGCATCGAGCGGCATTCACAGCAACGGTTTCTCGCTCGTTCGCCGTTTGCTGCTTGAGCAAGCTGGCTTTAGCTTGAACGATACGCTGACTGAGCTTGAAGGCAAGAAGCTTGGCGATGTCGTCATCGAACCGACTCGCATCTACGTGAAATCGGTGCTTGAGCTTATCAACCGCGTAACGGTGAAAGGTATGGCGCACATTACGGGCGGCGGCTTCATCGAGAACATTCCGCGCGTGCTTCCAGAAGGCGTGAACGTAGACATCGAGATGGGCTCGTGGCCGATCCAACCGATCTTCAAGCTGATGCAGGCAAAAGGCAGCATCTCCGACCGTGACATGTTCACGACGTTCAACATGGGTGTAGGCATGGTTGTCGTTGTTGGCGCTGAGCAAGCTGAAGAAGCTCTTCGCACGGCGAAAGAGCTTGGAGAAGATGCTTATATCATCGGTAAAGTGACTTCGGGAAGCAAGATCGTCACGTTCGGAGGAGCCGAGCTGTAA